A single Terriglobales bacterium DNA region contains:
- a CDS encoding N-acetyltransferase has translation MRTRKATLPDAQAIYQLVHAYSGDGTLLPRAYSEVCENIRDFVVVEDKKKIIGCGALHLYGPHLAEVRSIAVSPAAQGRGAGHRVVRELLLEAERHRVSRVCLFTRIPEFFSQLGFTVASREELPDKIFKDCLACPRLHNCDEVAMVHGEAQAESALRRPGYSLVQIGK, from the coding sequence GTGCGCACGCGTAAAGCCACGCTGCCCGACGCGCAGGCCATCTACCAGCTCGTCCACGCCTATTCGGGCGACGGCACGCTTTTGCCGCGCGCCTACAGTGAAGTCTGCGAGAACATCCGCGACTTTGTCGTCGTCGAGGACAAGAAGAAGATCATCGGCTGCGGCGCGCTGCACCTCTACGGCCCGCACTTGGCCGAAGTCCGCAGCATCGCCGTGTCGCCCGCCGCCCAGGGGCGCGGCGCCGGTCACCGCGTGGTGCGCGAGCTTCTCCTTGAGGCCGAGCGCCACCGGGTGAGCCGGGTGTGCCTTTTCACCCGCATTCCGGAGTTTTTCTCGCAGCTTGGCTTCACCGTGGCCAGCCGCGAAGAGCTGCCCGACAAGATCTTCAAGGACTGCCTCGCCTGCCCGCGCCTGCACAACTGCGACGAAGTCGCCATGGTGCACGGTGAAGCGCAGGCGGAGAGCGCGCTGCGCCGTCCGGGCTACTCCCTGGTGCAAATCGGCAAATGA
- the argH gene encoding argininosuccinate lyase, whose amino-acid sequence MWSGRVSQPLDTQFEQWQRSFAYDRRLLPFECAATRAHARALAAAGVLSAAELKQIVGGLDELEARCARDSSIFDRSDAEDVHHFVEQQLVALIGDAGLKLHTGRSRNEQIATDLRLFVRDAIQKTRLALAELQSALVARARELGAASMPAYTHLQRAEPVLAAHWLLAYVEMFARDAERLGDASRRADTLPLGSGAVAGCAIALDRDAMARDLGFSGITANSLDATSDRDFAVEYLNALALAALHLSRMAEDFVLYSTVEFGFVRLADAFSTGSSAMPQKKNPDPMELLRGKTGRVQAAAQTVAFIVKGLPLAYNRDLQEAQEPLFAATDSILGSLQIATGFVRTVGFDTARMRQAASTGYLNATAAANYLARRGVPFRRAHEIVGKAVRLALEKNVEIEKLPLVDLRALSPEFGADFASAVALDRVIAEHDVAGGTAPARVAQALAAAEARLAEQLAALKEEAGAHA is encoded by the coding sequence CGACACACAATTCGAACAGTGGCAGCGCTCGTTCGCCTACGACCGCCGCCTCCTGCCCTTCGAGTGCGCCGCCACCCGCGCCCACGCGCGCGCGTTGGCGGCAGCCGGCGTTCTTTCCGCCGCCGAGCTGAAACAGATCGTCGGCGGACTCGATGAGCTGGAGGCGCGCTGCGCGCGTGACAGCTCAATCTTCGACCGCAGCGACGCCGAAGATGTCCACCACTTCGTCGAGCAGCAACTGGTCGCGCTGATCGGCGACGCGGGCCTGAAACTGCACACCGGCCGCAGCCGCAACGAGCAGATCGCGACCGACCTGCGCCTGTTCGTGCGCGATGCCATCCAGAAGACGCGTCTCGCGCTTGCCGAACTTCAGTCGGCGCTGGTCGCCCGGGCCCGCGAACTGGGCGCCGCGTCCATGCCCGCTTACACGCACCTGCAGCGCGCCGAGCCGGTCCTAGCGGCCCACTGGCTGCTCGCCTACGTCGAGATGTTCGCCCGCGACGCCGAGCGCCTGGGCGACGCCTCGCGCCGCGCGGACACGCTGCCGCTCGGCTCCGGGGCCGTGGCCGGATGCGCCATCGCGCTCGACCGCGACGCGATGGCGCGCGACCTCGGCTTCTCCGGCATCACCGCCAACAGCCTCGACGCGACCAGCGATCGCGACTTCGCCGTCGAGTACCTGAACGCGCTCGCGCTCGCCGCTCTGCACCTGAGCCGCATGGCCGAAGACTTCGTGCTCTATTCCACCGTCGAGTTCGGTTTCGTGCGCCTGGCCGACGCCTTCTCCACCGGCTCCAGCGCCATGCCGCAGAAAAAAAATCCCGATCCGATGGAGCTGCTGCGCGGCAAGACAGGCCGCGTGCAGGCCGCCGCGCAAACCGTCGCGTTCATCGTCAAAGGCCTGCCGCTCGCTTACAATCGCGACCTCCAGGAAGCGCAGGAGCCGCTCTTCGCCGCCACCGATTCGATCCTCGGCTCGCTCCAGATCGCGACCGGCTTCGTGCGCACGGTCGGCTTCGACACGGCGCGTATGCGCCAGGCGGCGTCCACCGGATACCTGAACGCGACGGCGGCCGCGAATTATCTGGCGCGCCGCGGCGTCCCGTTCCGGCGCGCCCATGAGATCGTGGGCAAAGCGGTGCGCCTCGCGCTCGAGAAGAACGTCGAAATCGAAAAGCTGCCGCTGGTCGATCTCCGCGCGCTCAGCCCCGAGTTCGGCGCCGACTTCGCTTCGGCGGTGGCGCTCGATCGCGTCATCGCCGAGCACGATGTGGCCGGCGGTACCGCGCCCGCTCGCGTCGCGCAGGCGCTCGCCGCCGCCGAAGCGCGCCTGGCCGAGCAGCTCGCGGCGCTCAAGGAGGAGGCCGGTGCGCACGCGTAA